A stretch of Vigna angularis cultivar LongXiaoDou No.4 chromosome 4, ASM1680809v1, whole genome shotgun sequence DNA encodes these proteins:
- the LOC108330471 gene encoding arabinogalactan protein 1: MAKTAFLFLFTTLLVTSSLAEAPSGSPAATPTTSSPQASAPKASPSTAPKASPPNAAAPTATNASSPTATDASSPTATNASPPTATNASSPTASSSTSPASAPTATPPKASTSPTSSPASSPPSPSTSTSAESPTESSTESPPAPDAADSPDSAVASSPAVSSDGPAGGPSADSPVSVASHRRVSTAGFVAVVLFGAVAGLV, from the coding sequence ATGGCAAAAACAgccttcctcttcctcttcaccACGCTACTCGTTACCTCCTCTCTCGCTGAAGCTCCCTCCGGTTCCCCCGCCGCCACTCCCACCACTTCGTCGCCACAAGCCTCAGCTCCCAAAGCTTCTCCATCCACCGCCCCCAAAGCTTCTCCTCCCAACGCCGCTGCCCCCACCGCCACCAACGCCTCTTCTCCCACCGCCACCGACGCCTCTTCTCCCACCGCCACCAACGCCTCTCCTCCCACCGCCACCAACGCCTCTTCTCCCACCGCCAGCAGCTCCACTTCTCCCGCCTCTGCCCCCACCGCTACCCCACCAAAGGCCTCCACTTCTCCGACGTCTTCTCCGGCGTCTTCTCCACCGTCTCCTTCCACCTCCACCTCCGCCGAATCCCCAACCGAATCCTCAACAGAATCTCCCCCTGCTCCCGACGCCGCCGATTCCCCCGATTCCGCTGTTGCCTCCAGTCCCGCCGTCTCCAGCGATGGACCCGCGGGCGGTCCCTCTGCAGATTCTCCCGTGAGCGTCGCTTCCCACCGCAGAGTCTCGACCGCCGGATTTGTGGCCGTGGTGTTGTTTGGCGCAGTGGCCGGGTTGGTGTAG